One stretch of Myxocyprinus asiaticus isolate MX2 ecotype Aquarium Trade chromosome 23, UBuf_Myxa_2, whole genome shotgun sequence DNA includes these proteins:
- the LOC127414231 gene encoding homeobox protein not2-like — MQMPGRVYETYGQSMRAHAAFHPDYASNACLSTSSKPTTGKSFTIDALLARPDHTERDRTSLHRNIFNQPPVSSTAVPFAAQVFSQIPHFAYNQGIMHTQPGYPVFCYPPYNYQTTCRGAVYAQDAVLAKAGVHSHYKHKAGKSKRMRTSFTNEQLSRLEKEFARQQYMVGSERFLLASALQLTEAQVKVWFQNRRIKWRKQSLEQQQAKLAKLGLAVQPKSPGSQGREDEERDFTEESDVDIDIDDSLQD, encoded by the exons ATGCAGATGCCTGGACGAGTTTATGAAACCTATGGTCAATCGATGCGTGCACACGCAGCTTTTCATCCGGACTATGCCAGTAACGCGTGCCTGTCCACTTCATCAAAACCGACTACAGGAAAATCCTTTACAATCGATGCACTGCTGGCAAGGCCTGACCATACGGAGAGAGACAGGACAAGTCTCCATCGGAACATATTTAATCAACCGCCAGTCTCGAGCACTGCGGTCCCATTTGCGGCACAAGTGTTCTCGCAAATTCCACACTTTGCATATAACCAGGGTATTATGCATACGCAGCCTGGGTATCCCGTCTTCTGCTACCCGCCTTACAACTACCAGACAACATGTCGTGGAGCTGTGTACGCACAAG ATGCAGTACTGGCAAAAGCAGGAGTCCACTCTCACtataaacacaaagcaggaaAATCCAAAAGAATGCGCACAAGTTTTACTAACGAACAGCTGTCCAGATTGGAGAAAGAATTTGCGCGCCAGCAGTATATGGTTGGCTCAGAGCGTTTCCTCCTGGCGTCTGCTCTCCAGCTCACCGAAGCACAG GTCAAAGTTTGGTTCCAGAACAGACGCATAAAGTGGAGAAAACAGAGTCTTGAGCAGCAGCAAGCCAAACTAGCAAAACTTGGACTGGCGGTGCAGCCCAAAAGCCCTGGATCTCAGGGCAGAGAGGACGAGGAGAGAGATTTCACAGAAGAGTCTGATGTAGACATTGACATCGACGATTCACTTCAAGACTAA
- the LOC127414227 gene encoding M-phase inducer phosphatase 1-like has translation MEFDSVRGDISPVSDLISTGPESVLRPHILTLPEVGTRGSPCMQSLASPGPMAVLSPVTNLALNMNNLSGLGSECETPKRKKPPPLLKIPSFASDTSSDAGLGLDSLSPLDSQDAEQKFERAMLDASRVVNEKMPIRRINSLPLPLSGHSPNLKNKECDPSRYGVWTRAHCSANKENLAEENFEFKKPSMPASRCRMRSTGGAKEDFACRPNSAPALMHSPPSSLQFDSFESSPSIRRRPSLSCLHDDDDDGFLEGLDDVENDSEVPLGMDSLLTAPLVAKQSMDSTDSPVIRCRPRGLFRSPSMPSPVGRVPLKRLERPQDENTPVRVKRRRSLAGTRVSPAEQGDAMPHQVQRSKSFNHSLIERLLDTDPSNVIGDFTKPPALPTVDGKYQELKYITPEIMVQAMNGQYSDLVERLFVIDCRYPYEYEGGHIKGALNLHQEDQIEDYFLRHPILPVCPGKRVLLVFHCEFSYKRGPRMCRYIRERDRDLNEYPNLHYPELYILKGGYNEFFPIHESVCEPQAYTRMHHKDFKEDLRKFRLKSCTWAGERCKRDMFRHLKKL, from the exons ATGGAATTTGATTCAGTTCGAGGCGATATCAGCCCTGTAAGCGATCTGATCAGTACCGGGCCCGAATCAGTCCTCAGACCTCACATTCTCACCCTGCCCGAGGTCGGGACGAGGGGCTCCCCCTGCATGCAGAGCCTAGCCTCTCCCGGACCCATGGCAGTGCTGTCTCCTGTGACTAATCTGGCGCTAAACATGAATAATCTGTCTGGGCTTGGAAG TGAATGTGAAACACCAAAGCGGAAGAAACCCCCGCCCCTCCTGAAGATCCCTTCCTTTGCATCTGATACCTCCTCCGATGCAG GTCTTGGCCTGGATTCCCTCAGCCCTTTGGACTCTCAGGATGCTGAGCAGAA GTTTGAAAGGGCCATGCTAGATGCATCAAGAGTAGTAAACGA GAAAATGCCCATTCGCAGGATAAATTCGTTACCA TTGCCGTTATCAGGTCACAGTCCCAATCTGAAGAATAAAGAATGTGATCCTTCACGATATGGAGTATGGACTCGTGCACACTGCAGTGCCAACAAAGAGAACCTGGCTGAG GAGAATTTCGAGTTCAAAAAGCCTTCCATGCCTGCATCTCGCTGTCGGATGCGCTCTACAGGTGGGGCCAAGGAGGATTTCGCCTGTAGACCAAACTCTGCTCCTGCGTTAATG CATTCCCCACCATCATCCCTTCAGTTTGACTCTTTTGAGAGCAGTCCCTCCATACGGCGACGCCCCTCTCTCTCCTGTCTCCATGATGACGACGATGACGGCTTCTTGGAGGGGCTTGACGACGTGGAG AATGACTCGGAGGTTCCCCTCGGAATGGATAGTCTTCTCACGGCTCCTCTGGTGGCCAAACAAAGTATGGACAGTACTGATTCG CCTGTGATTCGCTGTCGTCCACGTGGGCTGTTCCGATCTCCCTCTATGCCCAGCCCAGTAGGGCGTGTCCCACTTAAGAGACTCGAGAGGCCCCAAGATGAAAACACTCCTGTCCGAGTGAAAAGACGACGAAGTCTGGCAGGGACACGAGTCTCTCCTGCTGAGCAGGGGGATGCAATGCCACATCAG GTTCAAAGGTCAAAGTCATTTAATCACTCACTGATTGAGAGACTTTTGGATACAGATCCCAGTAATGTGATTGGAGATTTTACCAAG CCTCCAGCATTACCCACAGTAGATGGAAAATACCAAGAGTTGAAATACATCACTCCAGAGATT ATGGTTCAAGCAATGAATGGTCAATATAGTGATCTGGTGGAAAGGCTGTTTGTCATTGATTGCCGCTATCCATACGAGTATGAGGGCGGCCATATTAAG GGTGCCCTTAACCTCCATCAGGAGGATCAAATTGAAGACTACTTTTTAAGGCATCCTATTCTCCCAGTATGTCCTGGGAAGCGCGTCCTGCTGGTGTTCCACTGTGAATTTTCATACAAGCGTGGTCCACGCATGTGCCGCTACATCCGAGAGAGAGATCGTGATCTGAATGAGTATCCCAACCTCCATTACCCTGAACTCTACATCCTGAAGGGAGGCTACAATGAGTTTTTCCCAATTCACGAG